In the Candidatus Bathyarchaeota archaeon genome, CTGCAAACAAGTCTCCAAAGCATTAAACTAGCTGAAAAACATCCTAAAGTTGTCTATGCTGCCTTGGGAATCCACCCGTGGAACATCAAAGGACTGCTTCCAAACGAATTAGAACACACAACAAACTTGATCCTTAACCATAAACAGCATGAAAGAGTAGTTGCAATTGGTGAAATAGGCTTAGACTACAAGTATTTGAAGGAAGGAAAACAAGAGCTTCTTAACATGCAGTATGAAGTGTTTTGCAAGATGTTGCAGCTAAGCGAAAAACTTTCCTTGCCAGCAATTATTCACTCAAGAGGAACCACATCGAAAATTATGGACATACTTTCCTCTTACAACATCAAAAAAGTACTGTTACACTGGTTTAGCAATCCGATGAAATTACTGCCTGAAATAGTGGAACGTGGATATTATATCACTGAAGGCCCTCTAACAGTTTATTCAAGTCACATAAGGGACATTGTACGTCGAATTCCCCTCACCCATTTGCTGACTGAAACCGATGGTCCCGTC is a window encoding:
- a CDS encoding TatD family hydrolase, which produces MRFVDAHVHLSDSEYEAYIDEIIKDAKRSNVVALVSNSMNLQTSLQSIKLAEKHPKVVYAALGIHPWNIKGLLPNELEHTTNLILNHKQHERVVAIGEIGLDYKYLKEGKQELLNMQYEVFCKMLQLSEKLSLPAIIHSRGTTSKIMDILSSYNIKKVLLHWFSNPMKLLPEIVERGYYITEGPLTVYSSHIRDIVRRIPLTHLLTETDGPVRYFEPPFKGEMTSPTFIPQVAGAIAEIKSKEKSEVAEQIFKNFESFFEIEQT